Proteins encoded within one genomic window of Setaria italica strain Yugu1 chromosome IV, Setaria_italica_v2.0, whole genome shotgun sequence:
- the LOC101765947 gene encoding hydroxyproline O-galactosyltransferase HPGT2 — METLASAMRREHRRFKAPSSSSAASAGAGVASGRVPLVMAFLSCLAWLYVAGRLWQDAQTRAILSGLLEKNSGNLPKVLSVEDKLRNLGCQEIGRKIVEAEMDLTKAKSEGYLWGNRTATVDSDKKKQLLAVIGVYTGFGSRLRRNNFRGSWMPRGDALKKLEEKGVVIRFVIGRSANRGDSLDRNIDDENKRTNDFLILESHEEATEELPSKAKFFFSTAVEAWDAEFYVKVEDNINLDLAGLIEMLEGRRGNQGLYMGCMKSGVVVSEEGQQWYEPEWWKFGDSKTYFRHASGSLFILSKNLARYININSASLESYAHDDISVGSWMMGVNATYVDDDRLCCSSSRQEKVCSNA, encoded by the exons atgGAGACGCTGGCCAGCGCCATGCGGCGCGAGCACCGCCGCTTCAAggccccgtcctcctcctccgccgcctccgccggcgctggcgtcgCCTCGGGCAGGGTCCCTCTCGTCATGGCCTTCCTCTCCTGCCTCGCCTGGCTCTACGTCGCCGGCCG GTTGTGGCAGGACGCGCAGACCCGGGCGATCCTGTCCGGCCTCCTCGAGAAAAACTCCGGCAAC CTCCCGAAGGTGCTGTCGGTGGAGGACAAGCTGAGGAACCTCGGATGCCA GGAGATTGGGAGGAAGATTGTTGAGGCGGAGATGGACCTGACCAAGGCCAAGAGCGAGGGTTACCTGTGGGGAAACAGGACTGCTACTGTGGATTCTGACAAGAAGAAGCAGCTCCTTGCTGTCATCGGAGTTTACACTGGTTTTGGCTCCCGGCTCAGGAGGAACAACTTCCGTGGATCGTGGATGCCCAGAG GTGATGCTCTGAAGAAGCTTGAGGAAAAGGGTGTAGTTATTCGTTTCGTGATTGGTCGGAG TGCAAACAGAGGAGATAGCTTGGACCGTAACATTGATGATGAAAATAAGAGGACAAATGACTTCTTGATTCTT GAAAGCCATGAAGAGGCTACAGAAGAATTACCTAGCAAAGCAAAGTTTTTCTTCAGCACTGCAGTTGAAGCCTGGGATGCAGAATTCTATGTCAAAGTTGAGGATAATATTAATCTTGACTTAG CTGGGTTAATTGAGATGCTTGAAGGCCGTCGAGGTAACCAAGGATTGTACATGGGCTGTATGAAATCAGGGGTTGTCGTAAGCGAAGA GGGCCAACAATGGTATGAACCTGAGTGGTGGAAATTCGGAGATTCAAAAAC GTATTTTCGCCATGCTTCTGGTTCTTTGTTTATTCTCTCAAAGAATTTGGCTCGTTACATcaacataaatag TGCGTCACTTGAGAGCTATGCACATGATGATATATCGGTAGGTTCATGGATGATGGGAGTAAATGCAACTTACGTTGATGATGACCGGTTGTGCTGCAGTAGTTCTAGACAAG AGAAAGTCTGTTCAAATGCTTGA
- the LOC101758253 gene encoding uncharacterized protein LOC101758253 has protein sequence MALLRARIRRDPFLPRHFSSSSSSTSSPVPPPPPSEPASSDPPPRSPFADIRDRLRSPTSASASAPRGAAPIDDLRRKLRTFAKSHPSTSSSASSSPGPSFLDVFTTAPSSPPAPNQASPSATRTPLDFIALRDSLNKPGSTAGGLPAPGARKIDLKSSLSQRRRPAGPEAALGRDLGAKGPEFLRQYSYDDLGKRLGGLRPAGTGKDGKEWFSLEELSARLGRLRESDKEERERAPLDRLGIGKLREALETQAHPTKDQKKAGGAPSMATLMGFVGQTVQGKPQEELVERYFHPDHMSSAEKMKLELKRVRDQFKMSENDCGSARVQVAQLTTKIKHLSATLHKKDKHSRKGLQEMVQRRKKYLKYLRRTDWDSYCLVLKSLGLRDVPEYKAPDYKSKSNTKSKTKKKSKRKMKA, from the exons atgGCGCTCCTCCGCGCCCGCATCCGCCGCGATCCCTTCCTCCCGCGccacttctcctcctcctcctcctccacttcctcgcccgtcccccctcctcccccatccGAACCCGCCTCCTCCGATCCGCCCCCGCGCTCCCCCTTCGCCGACATCCGCGATCGCCTCcgctcccccacctccgcctccgcatcCGCTCCCCGCGGCGCGGCCCCCATCGACGACCTCCGCCGCAAGCTCCGCACCTTCGCCAAGTCCCatccctccacctcctcctccgcctcgtcctcTCCGGGGCCCTCCTTCCTCGACGTCTTCACCACCGCACCCTCCTCGCCCCCCGCTCCCAACCAGGCCTCACCCTCGGCCACCCGCACCCCCTTGGACTTCATCGCGCTCCGGGATAGCCTCAACAAGCCGGGCTCCACGGCTGGGGGCCTCCCCGCCCCCGGCGCTAGGAAAATCGACCTCAAGTCCTCCCTCTCAcagcggaggaggccggcggggccggaggcggcgctcgGTAGGGACCTGGGGGCGAAGGGCCCCGAGTTCCTGCGGCAGTACAGCTACGACGACCTCGGCAAGCGGCTGGGGGGCTTGCGGCCCGCGGGGACGGGGAAGGACGGGAAGGAGTGGTTCTCGTTGGAGGAGCTGAGCGCCCGCCTCGGGAGGCTGCGGGAGAGTGacaaggaggagagggagagggcgcCGCTGGACCGCTTGGGCATAGGAAAGCtgcgggaggcgctggagacgCAAGCGCACCCGACCAAGGATCAGAAGAAGGCTGGCGGCG CTCCAAGTATGGCAACTTTGATGGGCTTTGTCGGGCAGACGGTGCAGGGCAAGCCTCAAGAGGAGCTGGTGGAGAGG TATTTCCATCCTGACCACATGTCATCGGCTGAGAAGATGAAGCTGGAGCTGAAGAGGGTAAGGGACCAGTTCAAAATGTCGGAGAATGACTGTGGTTCTGCAAGAGTTCAAG TAGCACAACTCACTACAAAAATCAAACATTTGTCAGCTACTCTACATAAGAAG GACAAGCATTCTAGAAAGGGACTGCAAGAGATGGTCCAAAGGAGGAAGAAATATCTCAAGTACTTGCGTAGAACCGACTGGGATTCGTACTGCCTAGTGTTGAAAAGCTTAGGGCTCCGTGATGTGCCGGAATACAAGGCCCCAGATTACAAGAGCAAGAGCAACACCAAGTCCAAAACCAAGAAAAAGAGTAAAAGAAAGATGAAGGCATAA
- the LOC101766357 gene encoding monosaccharide-sensing protein 2, producing MQGAVLVAIAAAIGNMLQGWDNATIAGAVLYIKREFHLETQPALEGLVVATSLIGATIITTFSGPVSDNVGRRPMLIASSLLYFAGGLIMMWSPNVVVLLLARLVDGFGVGLAVTLVPVYISETAPPEIRGLLNTLPQFTGSFGMFFSYCMIFYMTLAPSPSWRFMLGVLSLPSLAYLALTVLYLPESPRWLVTKGRMKEARAILQMLRGREDVSGEMALLVEGLGSGGDTVIEEYVLGPAASAADTAENETTGGGEQQQQVTLYGPEQGLSWVAQQVQQGSVLGSAVELASRQGSMYEQLKDPVVTLLGSVHEKMPDAGAGPGSSARGSTLFPNLGSMLSVAERPGDWDEENVPPNDDLDEEEEEEYLSDEEAGGGSSGALQAPLLSRQSTDVETGRKEDGMQRYSSMTGGGETASTMGIGGGWQLAWKWTEKVGPDGVKRGAVKRMYLHEDGGGGESGPGEYVHAAALVSRSMLYTKDVMIGQSPTPAFENPPETVASKAAAAGPRWRELLAPGVRRALFCGVMIQILQQFSGINGVLYYTPQILDQAGVSVLLASLGLSADSTSILISGLTTLLMLPSIGLAMRLMDVSGRRSLLLSTIPVLIASLLVLIVANVLPMATTLHAALSTGSVIVYFCCFVMGFGPIPNILCAEIFPTRVRGLCIAICSLTFWLGDIAVTYSLPVMLSSVGLAGVFGFYAVVCCLALIFVYIKVPETKGFPLEVIIEFFNIGAKALPGADQDQQQQQH from the exons atgcaGGGCGCGGTGCTGGTGGCCATCGCGGCCGCCATCGGCAACATGCTCCAGGGTTGGGACAACGccaccatcgccggcgccgtcctctACATCAAGCGCGAGTTCCACCTGGAGACGCAGCCCGCCCTCGAGGGCCTCGTCGTCGCCACCTCCCTCATCGGCgccaccatcatcaccaccttCTCCGGCCCCGTCTCCGACAacgtcggccgccgccccaTGCTCATCGCCTCCTCGCTTCTATACTTCGCCGGCGGCCTCATCATGATGTGGTCCCCAAACGTGGTGGTCCTCCTCCTGGCGCGCCTGGTCGACGGCTTCGGCGTCGGCCTGGCCGTGACGCTGGTCCCCGTCTACATCTCCgagacggcgccgccggagaTCCGCGGCCTGCTCAACACGCTGCCGCAGTTCACGGGCTCCTTCGGCATGTTCTTCTCCTACTGCATGATCTTCTACATGACGCTGGCGCCCAGCCCCAGCTGGCGCTTCATGCTCGGCGTCCTCTCCCTGCCCTCCCTCGCCTACCTCGCCCTCACCGTCCTCTACCTTCCGGAGTCGCCGCGCTGGCTCGTCACCAAGGGCCGCATGAAGGAGGCCAGGGCCATCCTCCAGATGCTTCGCGGCCGCGAGGACGTCTCCGGCGAGATGGCGCTCCTCGTCGAGGgcctcggcagcggcggcgacaccGTCATCGAGGAGTACGTGCTCGGCccggccgcgtcggcggcggacaCGGCGGAGAACGAGAccaccggcggcggggagcagcagcagcaggtgacCCTGTACGGCCCCGAGCAGGGCCTATCGTGGGTGGCGCAGCAGGTGCAGCAGGGCAGCGTGCTCGGCAGCGCCGTCGAGCTCGCGTCGCGCCAGGGCAGCATGTACGAGCAGCTCAAGGACCCCGTCGTCACGCTGCTCGGGAGCGTCCACGAGAAGAtgcccgacgccggcgccggccccggcaGCAGCGCGCGCGGCAGCACGCTCTTCCCCAACCTCGGCAGCATGCTCAGCGTGGCGGAGCGCCCCGGTGACTGGGACGAGGAGAACGTGCCGCCCAACGACGAcctcgacgaggaggaggaggaggagtacctCTCCGACGAGGAGGCAGGCGGTGGTAGTTCTGGAGCCCTGCAGGCGCCGCTGCTGTCGAGGCAGAGCACCGACGTGGAGACGGGCAGGAAGGAGGACGGAATGCAGCGGTACAGCAGcatgacgggcggcggggagacGGCGAGCACCATGGGCATCGGCGGCGGGTGGCAGCTGGCGTGGAAGTGGACGGAGAAGGTGGGGCCCGACGGCGTGAAGCGCGGCGCCGTGAAGAGGATGTACCTgcacgaggacggcggcggcggcgagtcggGACCCGGCGAGTACGTgcacgcggcggcgctggtgagCCGGTCGATGCTCTACACCAAGGACGTGATGATCGGGCAGAGCCCCACCCCTGCCTTCGAGAACCCGCCGGAGACGGTGGCCAGcaaggcggccgcggcggggcctCGGTGGCGCGAGCTCCTCGCGCCGGGCGTGCGGCGAGCGCTCTTCTGCGGAGTCATGATCCAGATCTTGCAGCAG TTCTCGGGCATCAATGGTGTGCTGTACTACACGCCCCAGATCCTTGACCAGGCCGGCGTGAGCGTCCTCCTGGCGAGCCTGGGCCTGAGCGCCGACTCCACCTCCATCCTCATCAGCGGCCTCACGACGCTGCTGATGCTCCCCAGCATCGGCCTGGCCATGCGCCTCATGGACGTGTCCGGGCGCCGGAGCCTGCTGCTCTCCACCATCCCGGTGCTGATCGCGTCGCTGCTGGTGCTCATCGTCGCCAACGTGCTGCCCATGGCCACCACCCTGCACGCCGCGCTCTCCACGGGCAGCGTCATCGTCTACTTCTGCTGCTTCGTCATGGGGTTCGGCCCCATCCCCAACATCCTCTGCGCCGAGATCTTCCCCACGCGCGTCAGGGGGCTCTGCATCGCCATCTGCTCGCTCACCTTCTGGCTCGGCGACATCGCCGTCACCTACTCGCTCCCCGTCATGCTCAGCTCCGTCGGCCTCGCGGGGGTCTTCGGCTTCTACGCCGTCGTCTGCTGCCTCGCCCTCATCTTCGTCTACATCAAGGTGCCCGAGACCAAGGGATTCCCGCTCGAGGTCATCATCGAGTTCTTCAACATCGGAGCCAAGGCGCTGCCGGGGGCAGACCaggaccagcagcagcagcagcattag